The following DNA comes from Brassica oleracea var. oleracea cultivar TO1000 chromosome C5, BOL, whole genome shotgun sequence.
GGCCCAGAAAGGCGGAGATATTCGCCAAGCGAGCCTGAAACTCAGAACGAAGAGCGTCCTTGGCCTCNNNNNNNNNNNNNNNNNNNNNNNNNNNNNNNNNNNNNNNNNNNNNNNNNNNNNNNNNNNCCTCAAGTTTCGACACTTTCACGGAGTGAGAATCCTTGACAGCCGTCAGCATGGCCTCAGTTTCAGACCATCTACCCTGCAGTTCCAACAACTTCCCGGCGAGACGACTGGTCTCAGAACCGCACTCGCTGATCATCCCGTCGATCAACGACACGAACTGCGAAATGAGAAGAAAGTTAGAGATTCTTTGTCTTTTAGAAAAATATACAACGATCAAGAAAGTGAGTGAGCGACAAACCTTTCCGCGAAGCCCCGATGCTATGCTCGAGCCTCCTTGCCCTTGAGTCTCCTTGCTGCGAAGATTCCCCGTCACCGCCCTTGGTAAACTTCCTCTTCCGGCCCGTAGGCTGAGCAACCGGAACAACACTAGGAGCGCGCAACGCTAAAACGATCTGTTTCCTGGCCGGAGGAGGAGGCATAGAGTCAGCAGCCTTCTCCTTATCTTCGACGAGAATCGGAGTCATGGACGATCCAGCAGGTAAAGCCGAAGCATCCGGAACGACCGAGCCTACGAGAGTTCCCGTATCTCGCGGAGTTACGACCTCGGTCCCATGACCCGGAGCAATGGCCAGTGCAGAAAAGGACGGGAACTCGGCGCCGGCTCAAACCTGTTCTTTCTCGGCTTGGCGACGAACTCGTCTCTCTCGAAAGGAGAGATGGTAAAAGGAGAGATGGTAGGCAACGCAAGCCGGCGCTTTGACCGGAGAAGTCGGAATCGGAGCCGGAGAGGTGGCCTCGCCCATCTCAACATCGGAATTTCTCTTGTCACCATGGGAAGAAGACATATTAAAGGCAAAAGATTTGGAGCTAGAGAGGTTTTGGAGGTTTGAAACAAATGAATGACAAGAGCTCACTACTTATAGAAGTATGGGCTCGAAATTTTATATATTTTAATATACACTTTCTCGAGAATTCTCTTCCGCGGAGTTTAAAGTAAACTTCGTTCAATACGCCTAACTTTGCCAAAATCGTCAAACCGGACGCACGAGCTGGGGGGCTAACTGTTGGGGTCAAAAACGGTTACGACGAAGTTAACATTCAAAACGTCCGAAGAAGAAAACGAAAAACCTTCTTCGACAAATACTTTTTCGAAATAGATTCTTCTTTATGAAAAGCTTTGCGGAGGAAACATGAGACATCGGACAAGAGCTCGAAAAGGGTCGCTACGTAGCGACCTAGCGTCCGTTCCGCTCGATCGCTACGTAGCGACCGAGCTCTTCCGAAATGTCGATACAACATTAGTCCATGCATTCTCGTCTACCCTTCGATGCTATCTTCCGAAGACCGTAGCGAACTCATTTCACGTTTCCCGCAATTCTAAGTCATCGATCAAACTTTACCGTAAAAACCGCGGAAAGTTCGTTCTTTATCGAAAGAAGCCGTAATAAACACTTCGAGTCAGAAGACGGCCCNNNNNNNNNNNNNNNNNNNNNNNNNNNNNNNNNNNNNNNNNNNNNNNNNNNNNNNNNNNNNNNNNNNNNNNNNNNNNNNNNNNNNNNNNCGCGGATAAATACGAAATTTTGAAGATAATTACGAAGATCGGAAAAAATGGAATATCTCCATTTTTACGCTATGACGGCTTAAGGACAGAAGAGGAAAAGCGCAAACCGACCTAGGAGCCAATATATAAAGAGTCATAGGCGAGAAGCATGAGAGGACTTTTCTCAGAGGAAACTTAGCACTTAGAGCAATTAGGCATATTTCTGTTTTTGTTATTCGAGCTGCGACTCAACTAGGTTATTGCCGTCTTAGGGTTTTAGAACTAGGAATCTCGCCGACAGCTCTCATAGCCCAGGCTCTTACCTTGTTGTAACGCTTAAACGATAATTCGGAATAAGATATGCTTTGCTCTTTTTTCAATTTCTTATACTTTATCGTTGTTATTCTCGTGTTCTGATTGCTTGGCGTGTGGTATTAGCAGATATCCAGGACCTCTAGGAAATTAGAGCTTTCTTAGTTTCCTTACTTAAACGGAAATCGACACTGCGAATTTCGGTTCCCACAGTTCCTAGCATGGTGGCCCGTGGCTGCGGTGGAGAAATAACTGTACCGAACATCTGCAGCGGAATATGTGAGACCACGAGGTGGAGGTGAAGAAACTGGTCTATCTTCAGCAGGTGGTGGCGGTGGATCAGGGAAGCTGACAGCGAGGTCAGAGAGAAGATCACCATGTTCTTCATGAAGTTGTTCGAGGGAAGGAATGAGAGAATCTCGTATCTCAAGTGTGGTAACCCAGAATTCAAAATCATCAACAGATTCAGAAACCCAAACCCACAACTCAGAACCTAAATTCATCAAATTTTCAGAACAGATTGTGCCAAACCCAGATCGAAAACTATGTTAACAGTCAAAATCACAGGAGACTATTTTGTGATTAGAGACTTACCGAATTGACCCAAACATGTGTTAATAGTCAATCGATTGTGTCGCAGAAGAAAAATAAGAGAATGACATAATGTCAAAAAATAGGTTGGATTGGATAATCCATTGACCCATCAACACCCAAACCATTTTAACCCAAACTCATTAAACCCTCTAACCCATCAAAACCATTAATCCATTACCATCCAAATTGTGATCCATTAGGATCCATGGGTTGGTTTGGATAAAACCATTAATTTCAACCCATTTTGACACCCCTACGCACGGATATTTATTTTCATTTTTATAAGTAAAAATTTTTTTTGTATAAATTATATTATTTAAGTTTTGCTGCATATTATATAATTGCTAAATTTAACATTTTAAACATAATAATTCTATTTATTACATTGAGTAATTATATTTTGTTTTTACATTCAATTACATCATCATATTTTTATCCTATAAATTTATATTTTTAGTTATTACTAATAAATAATGAAAATATAACTATATATTTTTAAAACGATATTGTATTCTAAATTGAGTAAATGGATACCTAAATCGGTGTAGGTGGTTTTTACAAGTTTTTTTACTTCAATGTAAATTAATTATTGTGTTATATTTAACATTATATCACGTGTTTATCATGTTTATTAATTAATGACACATCTTCTATATTCAAAATCAATTTTATATAAATGCATGTTGAGTTTTATATAATTCTATTTGACTTAAACTAATGACACACATAACTAAATAAAAATATCAGACAAATTCATCATGTGAAATATGAAAATTAATTTTGAATATCAATCTAAAAATATATATATTTACAATTATAGTTATTTTAGTTAAGTATATTGTAAACTTTGAAAAAGTTATATTGTAAATGAAATGATTTTTTAAAAAATATCAGAAATATTCATCATGTGAAATATGAAAATTAATTTTGAATATCAATCTAAAAATATATATATTTACAATTATAGTTATTTTAGTTAAGTATATTGTAAAATTTGACAATATTATATTGTAAATGAAATGATTTTTTTTAGTTTTTCTGTACGTTTACTTAAATTATTTTAAAACTAATTTAAAAAGTTCATATTAATTTATTTAACCATTGGTATTACTTGGTGTAATAATGTAATTATGGTTGTTAAATATTTCCATTATTTTACTATAGCATCAAAATATATTTTATAATAGTTTATAATAATTCGTATCTATATATTTATTACTCAGTAAAATTTATTTTTAAGAAAAGTTAAAATAAAGTAAATTGGGAAAGTATTGATTATAGATCTGATAAAATTTATTAAGTCATGTTTTTTTTTATAATTTAAGACTTGCCAATTACGAAGATCCTAAATATATGGATTTCGAATTGTATTGTATTACTTAAATTTAAGATTTATCATGAATTTGTTGTGAATTTATTTTAGGTAATTGTGTATAAATTAGAAGAAGACAGTTAATGCTTAAAGATAAGATTAATTATTACTTCAGTGGCATTGAGGCATAAATTAATTGAATTTTTAAGGGTTAATTTATAAGTGTATTTCTATTTTAATAAGATAGATGTATTTTTAGGTTGATTTAATGACATTAAGTTTAAATTTGATTAAGGAAAACTCATTAATCTAATTGAAAAGGATAAACATTTAAATAAGTAATTTAATTTAATTCTCAGTGGCATGAAAGTGTAAATAAGTTAGAAAACTTATGGGTATTTTTAATGGGTATTTCTCTTTTAATAATATAGATGTCTAACCCATAAAAATATGTTGTCAATGAAAATTGAAAACAATACTAGATTTTGACCCGCACTTTTAAAACGCGGATTGATCATTCTGACAAGCATGAATCTATAATTCTTTTTATTAGAAAATAAATAATTTTAAAATTAATCTATTACCATGTTTTTTAGTTTCAAATAGTTTTTCCATATCCGACTTAGCCCATGATCGAATAGGTAGACCCGACAATCCATACATAACATGTATATAACATATGTTAACATATATAATTTTAATATTATTAGTTTCCTAAATTTATCTAAGTTCAATAAATTTGTTATATATATGAGAATCAAAATAGTATAATTTGTTTATTTAGACCTATCTTCCATACTTTTATATGATTTTTTAGTGTTATAACACTGGATATAACTTTTAATAAGTCAAAGTATATTTGACAGTATTTTATATGTGACTTAAAATTATATAACAGATTAAGTATTTCTGCTTACAAAAAATTAAAAACCAAAATATGTTTTGTAAAAGAAAAACACAATTGTTTGCCAAAAAAGCCTATCCAAAACTCTGACCAAAAAGAAAATAATAATTGGGCCTCGCTAAAAATATGTGTTAATGAGATTGGTCGAGATAGATAAAAAAAGAATGGATTGTGATTAGTCTTAAAACTCTTTTGGTTGACGCTATAGTCGCAGAAATTAATTAAAAATTTCAAAAATGGGAATGACATAGCAATGTAAATAACTCTAAAACATAATGGCAGAATCTTAATAGAAATTTTGCTTTAATAGTATAGATATTTGTATTATAAGATGCAAGATCACAAAATTATATGGGCCTAGTACATCCAGATTTTTGAATTAGTGGACCCTTTTGCCAACGGTTTGACTCAAACATTTTTATGATGGTTGTTTTATTGGTTTTTAGATTTTGGTTTTTGGTTTTTAGTTTATGGATTTTAGCTTTTGGTTTTTAGTTTTTAGCTTTTGGTTTTTGATTTTGCAGTAGATTTAGATTTTTGAAAAACTTGAATGGTGATTTTAGATTTTAGATTTTAGTTTTTGGTTTTTGCAATACTAACTAAAATCAAAAATAGGAAATATAGCTTATATATATCAAAAATATATATTTTTGTGATGACTAACTTCGAATGATTAAATTTATTTTATTGATAAATATAGGAGTTATTTTTTTACATCAGTTTATTATTAGATAAAAATACATTCAAATATTATAATAGTTTTAGTACAATAAAGATTTTTATGATTAGCATAAATGTAATTTACTATATTAAATAAAAACATGTGATAATTTTATTCAATATTGTTATAATTTTAGTATTTCCTATAATATTATTCAATGTTGTTATAATTTTAGTATAACTAAGATGTGTTATATTAAGATAAGATGTAATATGCCTTACGTGTGCCTTAGCTATTATATAGATGTGTTCAGAGATTATTATTAGCAATCAAGAATGCCTTAGGTAAAGCGTTTTACGTATTATCCATATCATAGTACCAAAATGCCTTACGTAAGTTATATTTGTTATAATGCATAAATGTAAAAAAAAAGTTTATAGCAAGAAAAAAAAAGTTTATAGCAAGAAGAAAATCAGTTCAAAAAAAAAAAAAAGTTTATAGCAAGAAAACTAGAAAAAGTTGGTTTTTGGTTTTTGTTTAGAAATTGACAGTTATTTAAAAAAAAAATTAGTTTTCCTGATTTTCAGAAAATCATTTATCAAAAAGTTTGATGGGTGAAAAATGGTTTTTGGAAAAACAAAAACCAAAAAATATTTTAGAAACTAGAAACAATCAACCTATCAAACTTTGATTCTCATGGGTTGGTTGTTTTTGGCGTCAGTTATAAATTTATAAATAACGTCAAGATGATGCTGATTGTAAGATCATGACAAAGGTCACATATTTTACGATTTTATTTCGAAAAGTAGAAAATGTAGTTATGTTGGAATTATGCTTTGGTGCTTCAAGAAATTCGTATAAACTTTTGAAAGTTTTAATTCACTTTGCCGTCCACAAAATCTATTTGTTCTGAGATATATATATATATATATATATATATATTTTTGTGTGTAAAGTTCTGAGATATACAGTTACAAAAAAAAATAATTTCGTACCAAATCAAGCATATTCACAGTACAAATGATTAAAGGGTATAATATAAGATGCCTCCAGAACAACTAACACAAAATCTTGTGTTTATTCCTCGAATCTAAAGATGGCGAACAAAAATATATAAAAGACAAGGCACATAATAAAAACGAACATGCATATCCATTTGCATATGCATTAACGCGTACATGTTGCCATAAAGACTTTAATAAATAGTTGTCAAAACAAAAAACAGACTTGTCCGGACAAGGTAGTCCAAGTGGAAGGACGGGCTTGGGTTGCTAAAACAATCCGGGTTCGATCCTCTCCCATGCGGAAACTACCCTGCCTCGTCTGGACACTAAAGCGGGTACTAGGCCTTCGGGCCCAGGGAAAAACCTCCCGGGTGAAGCTGGCCTGCTGCCTGACCGGGCCCAGAGGAATGATCCGCGTAAGCGGGGAACCCCTGGATTACAAAAAAAAAAAAAAAAAAAACAAAAACAGACTTTATTGAATAGAATGTCGACATGTAAATATATAGTAGATAGCATGACAATCACGTGAATTTATAAAATGGGACAGTGTGTCTGATGACTCAACACTGCAAGGTAACATGTTGAAAGGCTGTTAGAAAGTATAGTTTCAGAACCATAGCTTTAATCAATTAAGATCAAAACAATCATTCATGTGTGGTTCATACAATAATGAAATGTTACTCATACAATATTCCAAGAGTTACTTTCGTTTATTGAATTGTAATCATACAATATTCCATTTCCCAAATGAGAATTTCTAATTCAGTATCAGTATCAGTATGCAAAAGTATGAGGTTGCATCTTATATTGTTAATATGCCCTCACCGATCCATTGAAACTCTCAAGTGTTGAACGAACTATGTGGAAACCGAAATTCGCACTGTCGATTTCCGTTTAAATAAGGAAAGTAGGAGAACCCTAATTTCCCAAAGGTCCCGAATATTTGCTAACACTACACGCCAAGCAATCAGAACACGAAACGAGAACAGTAATAAAATAAGAAATCGAAAAAGAGAGCAAGATAGTTCTTATTCCGAATCTGCGTTTGAGCGTTTACAACAAGGTAAGTGCCTGGCCTACGAGAGCTGTCGGCGAGATTCCTAGTTCTAAAACCCTAAGACGGCAAAAACTTAATTGAGTCGCAGCTCGAATAACAAAAACGGAAAATTGCCTAAAATCGCTCTAAGTGCTAAGTTTGCTCTGAAAAAGTCATCCCCATGCCTCTCGCCTAGGACTCCTTATGTACTGGCTCCAAGGTCGGTTTACGCTTTTAACCTTCTGCCCTAAAGCCGCCATAGCATAAAAATGGAGATATTCCATTTTTTTCGATCTTCGTAATTATCTTCAAAATTTCGTATTTATCCACGGAAACTTGACATTTATCTTTCCTTGCGAACCAAGCGTAAACCGTCATGCGGCTTNNNNNNNNNNNNNNNNNNNNNNNNNNNNNNNNNNNNNNNNNNNNNNNNNNNNNNNNNNNNNNNNNNNNNNNNNNNNNNNNNNNNNNNNNNNNNNNNNNNNNNNNNNNNNNNNNNNNNNNNNNNNNNNNNNNNNNNNNNNNNNNNNNNNNNNNNNNNNNNNNNNNNNNNNNNNNNNNNNNNNNNNNNNNNNNNNNNNNNNNNNNNNNNNNNNNNNNNNNNNNNNNNNNNNNNNNNNNNNNNNNNNNNNNNNNNNNNNNNNNNNNNNNNNNNNNNNNNNNNNNNNNNNNNNNNNNNNNNNNNNNNNNNNNNNNNNNNNNNNNNNNNNNNNNNNNNNNNNNNNNNNNNNNNNNNNNNNNNNNNNNNNNNNNNNNNNNNNNNNNNNNNNNNNNNNNNNNNNNNNNNNNNNNNNNNNNNNNNNNNNNNNNNNNNNNNNNNNNNNNNNNNNNNNNNNNNNNNNNNNNNNNNNNNNNNNNNNNNNNNNNNNNNNNNNNNNNNNNNNNNNNNNNNNNNNNNNNNNNNNNNNNNNNNNNNNNNNNNNNNNNNNNNNNNNNNNNNNNNNNNNNNNNNNNNNNNNNNNNNNNNNNGAAAGGGTCCTTGCCCGCGAACGTTTCTGAAGAGCTTCGAGTGCCGAAGATGGAATTTGTTCCTCATTCATTAGATCCAGCCGAGAACGAGGCATGGTGGGTGGCGTGTTACGGTTCGATCACGCCTCCCAAAGAGAAATCGTTCCCGGTCATGAACCATCGCCCGGTGGAGGCAGGTGCACCAAGTAGGAGTAATAGTGAATTCCTCGAGGTCATGCGGTCGTTCTACCATATTTTGGACGCGGTGGAATTCAGGATTCCTCGTCAAGGAGAATGCGCTAGTAGTCCCCCGGAGGGCTACTTTACTTGTTACGAAACATTCGTAGTGCGCTGCCGTTTGTGGTTCCCGATCCCCGAGATTATCGTCCGTGTGTTGGGTCGTTTCGGGGTGGCGATAAGCCAACTGAATTCTCTTGGCATCCAGCACCTCATAGGAATCCTGATCCTGAGCTACGAGCATGGTCTCTCCCTCACCGTCGATCACTTCGAAGCGCTTCTTCGGTTACAGATCATCAAGGATACGGACACGTACAGGCTGGTTCCTCGGAACTTCATGTCAGTGGTAAAGGGGTTTACTTCTAACTTCAACTCGTGGAAGAAGTTTTTATTCTTCGTTCGTGTAGATGCATCGTCCATTGAGGAGAGTTGTATCCCACTATTTCGGAGGTTGCCGAACGATCGTCCCTTTATCAACCCTCTTGCTCCGTTTCCTGAGGACATTATTGCGATGAGGGATCTGCTCAGGAATCAGGACTGGTCTTTTTTCTGGACTTCCTTTACGCCGACGAGAGTTCGAAAGACGCTGAGGTTTGTGCATCCTAGTCCTGCTTTGGGCAGAGAAACAAATAGCGATTCCGAGCCTGATGACCAAGGTCCCGACGCCGCTCCCACGATTGCGATGGGGCTGAACTCTTCGAAGGGGAATGATATTGATCTCGGTGACCTGGAGTTTTCGGTGGACGATTGCATGCTNNNNNNNNNNNNNNNNNNNNNNNNNNNNNNNNNNNNNNNNNNNNNNNNNNNNNNNNNNNNNNNNNNNNNNNNNNNNNNNNNNNNNNNNNNNNNNNNNNNNNNNNNNNNNNNNNNNNNNNNNNNNNNNNNNNNNNNNNNNNNNNNNNNNNNNNNNNNNNNNNNNNNNNNNNNNNNNNNNNNNNNNNNNNNNNNNNNNNNNNNNNNNNNNNNNNNNNNNNNNNNNNNNNNNNNNNNNNNNNNNNNNNNNCAATCGGTTACATAGGGCTTGAACTTGCTTGGATCGGCCATTAAGGCGAGCAATAGAGAGGCCATGATCTATCGCTTTAAAGTGGAGAAGGCGGAAAAGGATCTTGCTCGCATGCGAGACGAGATGTTGGCGCGAGATGCTCAACTTGCTCGTGATCATGCCAGGGCTGTTCGTAGGGCGGAACGGAAGGGCAAGAGGAAAATCTCCGAGGTAATAAAGACTCGTGCATCTCAATTCCAGGTTGAGTACGAGAATCTTGAGGACGCTTTCAACTCGCTGGGCGACTTCCGTGAGTGTCGCGACTCCGTCGGGAGCCTTTGGAAGACGCAGGCGGATGACTACGTTTTCGAGAGGGAGTTGGACTTAATTAAGGGTGGCATGAAGGATCATGCTCACGCTGAGGTGATCATTCCTCCCATCGATGGAAGATTCAGGGATTCTGGGATCCCATCCCGGTTTCTCATATTACCGTAGAAACCACGACTGATTTTGCCGTTGACGATGAGGAAGTGAACTTTCCCGCGGATGCATTTGGAGCTTTCTTGTCTGGGAATTTTAACTTTGATCTGTGAGCGTTTTGACGAGAAGGAGTTTTTCCCTTTATCTAGTATTTAGCGGCCGAGTGTGGCCTTTGTTCATATATGTCTGGCCGAGTCTGGCCTTCGAACTTTTTATGGGCCTATTTTGGCCGTTTTTGTCGGGACTGGCCGTTGGTGGCTTCGAACCCCGACCGCTATGCGATTTATATAATGGATGTTTGTTTGAGTTACTTTGTTTAGAGTGGGTTTGAAGTAAACATGAGTTGTCGTCTCATATTTAACTTCGTTGAGGCAATCAATCTGTTAGTTTGTTCGAGACGTGAGTTTTCGCAAAAATTATTTACGATCTTTCGGGAACGTTGAGATATGAACGAAGAGACATGTTTTAGGATCTCGTATCGTTTAGATATCATGTCTTTGAGATGTCTGAGACCAATGCGATGGGTTTAGGGCAAAACCTAGGCTTACTCTCGGTTTTAAGGTTTGTGCGGTGACTAGCCGGCTATCGGTTTTCCTGTTGCGATTTCTACCTGATTCGTANNNNNNNNNNNNNNNNNNNNNNNNNNNNNNNNNNNNNNNNNNNNNNNNNNNNNNNNNNNNNNNNNNNNNNNNNNNNNNNNNNNNNNNNNNNNNNNNNNNNNNNNNNNNNNNNNNNNNNNNNNNNNNNNNNNNNNNNNNNNNNNNNNNNNNNNNNNNNNNNNNNNNNNNNNNNNNNNNNNNNNNNNNNNNNNNNNNNNNNNNNNNNNNNNNNNNNNNNNNNNNNNNNNNNNNNNNNNNNNNNNNNNNNNNNNNNNNNNNNNNNNNNNNNNNNNNNNNNNNNNNNNNNNNNNNNNNNNNNNNNNNNNNNNNNNNNNNNNNNNNNNNNNNNNNNNNNNNNNNNNNNNNNNNNNNNNNNNNNNNNNNNNNNNNNNNNNNNNNNNNNNNNNNNNNNNNNNNNNNNNNNNNNNNNNNNNNNNNNNNNNNNNNNNNNNNNNNNNNNNNNNNNNNNNNNNNNNNNNNNNNNNNNNNNNNNNNNNNNNNNNNNNNNNNNNNNNNNNNNNNNNNNNNNNNNNNNNNNNNNNNNNNNNNNNNNNNNNNNNNNNNNNNNNNNNNNNNNNNNNNNNNNNNNNNNNNNNNNNNNNNNNNNNNNNNNNNNNNNNNNNNNNNNNNNNNNNNNNNNNNNNNNNNNNNNNNNNNNNNNNNNNNNNNNNNNNNNNNNNNNNNNNNNNNNNNNNNNNNNNNNNNNNNNNNNNNNNNNNNNNNNNNNNNNNNNNNNNNNNNNNNNNNNNNNNNNNNNNNNNNNNNNNNNNNNNNNNNNNNNNNNNNNNNNNNNNNNNNNNNNNNNNNNNNNNNNNNNNNNNNNNNNNNNNNNNNNNNNNNNNNNNNNNNNNNNNNNNNNNNNNNNNNNNNNNNNNNNNNNNNNNNNNNNNNNNNNNNNNNNNNNNNNNNNNNNNNNNNNNNNNNNNNNNNNNNNNNNNNNNNNNNNNNNNNNNNNNNNNNNNNNNNNNNNNNNNNNNNNNNNNNNNNNNNNNNNNNNNNNNNNNNNNNNNNNNNNNNNNNNNNNNNNNNNNNNNNNNNNNNNNNNNNNNNNNNNNNNNNNNNNNNNNNNNNNNNNNNNNNNNNNNNNNNNNNNNNNNNNNNNNNNNNNNNNNNNNNNNNNNNNNNNNNNNNNNNNNNNNNNNNNNGATCCCGCCGGCTTCCTCCTTTGTGAAGGTGATTGAGCAGTTATGATCATCTTGGGTAGGAGACCATGTAGGCCAGTTTGCGCTTGACTCTGCCTTCCGCTGGTAAGCCTTGATGGCCGAAACCGTATCGTTGCAGAATTACGATCCTCCGATGATCATGTTGACTCTACGACGATTGTTATCGTTCCCTTTGTCGTCTGGTCTCCTGCCGCGTTTATTCCCAGATTGGTTTCTTTGAGGAGATCTCTCCGCGGGAAGATTTCTGTCCGGCTTCGGGGGGCGATAGGTCACGAGGATGAGATCTTTTACGCTGGTCACTTCGAGAGTTCTCCGGCTAGTAGCTTTGCGGCCAGCCTTGCTCCCGAGACCTTGCAGTTAGTCGTGGAGTGTCCTCGGGACTGGTGGAACTCGTAGAAGGTGTTTTCATCATACCCTTGATTGCGAGTCCACGTATTACCCGTGGTTCGGCCCTGGTCTGAGCTTCGGCTTGATCGCTACGTAGCGACCGAGCTTTGGCTCGAGCTCGGTCGTTACGTAGCGACCGAGCGGAACATGCGTTCGGTTGCTACGTAGCGACCCTTTTCGAGCTCTTGTCCGACAACTCGCGTTTCTTCTGCAAAGCTTTTCGTAAAGAAAAATCTATTTCGAAAAAATATTTGCCGAAGAATATTTTTACGTTTTTCTTCTTCGGGGATTTGGACGTTAACTTCGTCGTAACCGTTTTCGACCCCAACAAACTATGTCATGAAAATATATATCATATTCTTTCCATAAGCCATCTAATGTATATGGCACCATCTCCGCTATTTAACCTAACGTTGTTATGCTCTAAACGTTCGTAGATAACTTGCCCCATGTTTGAACAATTATTTCAGATATTTGGACTTCTTCCTATAAC
Coding sequences within:
- the LOC106294035 gene encoding uncharacterized protein LOC106294035, whose product is MNLGSELWVWVSESVDDFEFWVTTLEIRDSLIPSLEQLHEEHGDLLSDLAVSFPDPPPPPAEDRPVSSPPPRGLTYSAADVRYSYFSTAATGHHARNRHFSASSYPYTSFSTLLLSLSFPWTRKLTIP